From Paenibacillus sp. PL2-23:
ATTGTGCTGAATCGGCTATGGTCGCGCGGCTATACGGGGGCTGCTGCCACCCCGATGGCCGTGGATACAACGCCTACCGCCTTCGGAGATATCCGCTCAAGTCCGGCCTTCAGCTCCATCGACTTCATCGCATCCGCGCTGAATATGGATACTGGCTTTGATCTGGCCGTTGGCGCCTACGCCACTCGAATTCTGTTAAGCGGGGGGCGCGCGATTGGAGCGGAGGCGTACGGACCGGTCGGAAGAGCGCATACGCTTCGTGCCAAAAGGGTAATTGTTGCGACGAGCGCCCTGCAGGCGCCTCGGCTGCTGCTGTATTCCGGTATTCAGGGCCGGGCGATCGGCCATTATCTGGCGAATCATTCCTTCGTGGTGGGAAATGCCATACTGAACACAACGGGCTTTCCAGAGGTGGGCGGCGTGCTTGCGGTGCTGGTGCCCCCGACACCATCGAAGCCATATCAGGTGCAGCTTCAAGGCCCGAGCTTATATTATTGGTATCATGACCGTCCCAAGCCCGACCAAAGCGAGTGGGCGCTTAATTTCTTTGGCGGCTTCGGTCCCGTTCAGTCCCGTTATGAAAATTATGTGTATCTGGATCCCTCACGCCTGGACCCATACGGTGTGCCTCAGATTGGCGTAAGCTTCGCTTACAGTCCACGCGATTTGGCGATCATTGAGCGGATCAAGGCGGATATGCCGCGTATAGCGGAGGCGTCCGGCATGGTCCTGGCCGGACCTGACGGCGTGCCCGAGCTATGCGTGCTGCCTCCAGGGGCGGACTTTCATGAGCATGGGACCTTGCGTATGGGCTATGATCCCGCTACGTCGGCAACTAATCCGTATGGGCAAATTCACGGAGTGCCGGGCTTGTTCGCGGCGGGCAACAGTGTGCTGCCGTCGCTGGGTGCCAGCAATCCCTCCGTTACAGCAGCCGCTATGGCTATGCGGACGGCCGACTATATCGCCTTTTCACCAGAGTCATCATGTATGTAGGTTGTGGCGCAATGTTTTCGAAGGCTTCTCATTTATAGTTGCAGCGCACAGCCGCCCTTGCAAGCATCCCATTGGAGCTGCAAGGGCGGCTGTTTCGTTGCCAACGTCAACCTCAACGTTAACGGCGGGATAGGCCCACTAGAGCGGCAATCGTGATCAATGCGAAGCAAGCGATCAGCGATAAAACAATGATCGGAACGTAAGCCTTTGGCAGGAATGCCGTAACGATGAGCAGAAATCCTGTGACAACCATCAGTCTGCCTTGGAAGCGGGCAAATTTGCGCTGCGAGGCATCGGACAGCCTCGGCCATTGTGTCGACCCCTGCGGCATGCGCGGAAGCAGATTGCCGATGATGAGGAACACGCCGCCGACAGCAAATGCGGCCACCGTGAATGGACTGATGTCATAGCCTAAGTTGAAGGCCAGAATCGCGCCATGAATGGCAAGCAGCAAGAGCGATACAGCGGCAGCGACGGTCGGCATCGCAGCTTCAGCCTTCGCTCGTTTGTTCTCATCCTTCTCAAAGCGGGCAGTGAATAAGACGGTCCATGCGACAAACACGATCAATACAGGGCTGAGGAACGCGCCGAACGACTTCCTCATATAATTGTCCGGCTCATTGGCGGCGCTGAAGTGAACGGCCATGTCCGCTGGCAAGCTATCGTATACAAGTAGGCTGGCGAGCAATGCGGCGAAGGCGGAGAAGAGGGGAATTATCCATTTATTCATGTTCATCATCCTTTCGATTGTTGGAGATCCATCATCCATTTCATGACGTCCTGGAATACCGTTAGATTCAGGGAATAAAGCATAGTTTGCCCTTGGCGCTGAACCCAGACCAGCTCAGCCTGCTTCAGAATATTAAGGTGGTTGGAGATGCTGGGCTTTGTCATCTCGAAGTGATCAGCGATCTCGCCGGCAGTCAGGTCAGATTGCTTGAGCAGGTCTAGAATTTTGCGCCGTGTCGGATCAGCCAGCGCTTTGAAGGCTTCGTTAATGGACATGGCGTAGGGTATGCTCCTTTCAACATTTAGTTATTTAGATATTTTTCTAATTAATTAATATTCTAATCCCTGAGGTGTCTCTTGTCAACAGGGGGATCTGTATCGCGCAAAAAAAAATTCATTGTAATACTTTCGCCATGTTCCATCTTGGTATGTTCTGGCATGATGAAGAAGGTTAATCGCTTGCTGCAGGGCTCCTTGGCGCGAACATCCGAACTGTTCCGCAGTGCCGGGCAAGTATGCTCCGGTATGCTGGGCATGCTGCAGGGCGTTAATCCGACAATGTAGTAGTCAATCGCCTTTGAAGCGAACGCTCGTTACAGAGCACTCGATGTGGGATCGAGCAACTATCCTATTGTGATCTTCGCGGGAACGGCCAGGTGGAGATGTCACTGGGGCTGGCTTGACTTAAGTATGCGCGTCTACCGGCATGCCGAGTCGGAGCCTTTGCCTAGTCAGGCATTCCGCCGCTGCGGGCGGGCTCTGCAATCGGCGGCTCTGGGAAATGTGAGAGGCCGGCCTGGCAAGGAGACGGGAGGAACAAGATAGAGCGGGATGAAAGCGGCCCCGACTCACCTTGTTCGGGACTTCTCTGCCCTGCCGGATGACGCTTCTTATCAGTCGATTCCGCTCAAGCTCGGAGGGACCATTCCCGGCGAATGATCAATCAAACATGAAAATGAGGTGGGTACAGATAATGAAAAGGTTATTCAAGACCGTTATCATCAAAAACGATGAGCGTGGCCTGTTATTTGAGAAGGGCAGCTATGTCAAGCTGCTTCGCCCGGGGGTATATCGACTGGCAGTTTGGTCGGGACGAGATGTTATTGTAATGGATACAGCCAAGCCGTTCGTGGTGAAGGGCAAGGACCTCAGCGTCTTTCGGCATGATACCGAACTGCTAAATGAGCTTAGTGTCGTGGATGTGGAGGATCATGAATATGCGCTCCATTACGAAGACGGGCGATTCATTTCGCTGCTGACTCCAGGGGCTTATGCGTTCTGGAACACGCTGAAGCGGCACACCTTCAAGCTTGCTGACATTCGTGAGCCTGAGCTATCGAAGGAGATCGGCGCATCGGTGCAGCCTAAGCTTATGGCCTACTGTACGATGACGGAAATCGCAAGCTACGAGCGGGGATTGCTTTTCTTCAACAACGTGTTTCAGAGAGAGCTGGAGCCGGGCAAATATTATTTTTGGAAAGGACCAGTCAGTGTGCAGGTGAAGATTGTCGACCTGCGACGTCAGCAACTTGATATGACGGGTCAGGAGATGATGACCGAGGATAAGGTTACGCTGCGGTTGAACTTTGTCTGCCAATACCGAATAACGGATCCCCTAAAGTCACTTGAAATCAGAGGCTTTGAGGAGCAGGTATACATCATGCTGCAGCTTATTCTGCGCGAATATGTGGGCACGCTAAGGCTGGACGATTTGCTGCGCGTGAAGCAGGGGGTTGGGACGTATGTACTTGAGAAACTCAGCGAGAAAAACGAAACGTTCGGCGTTGAGTTCCTGTCCGCAGGTGTCAAGGATATTATTCTGCCGGGCGAGGTGCGTGACATACTCAATACGGTACTGCTAGCGGAGAAGAAGGCCCAGGCTAATCTTATCACGCGCCGAGAGGAGACTGCTTCGACCCGGAGCTTGCTGAACACGGCGAAGCTGATGGAGGAGAACGGCACGCTGTACCGGCTCAAGGAGCTGGAGTTTCTTGAGAAGATTTGCGACAGGATCGGCAGCATATCCCTGACAGGCGGCGGTAATATGTTGGAGCAGTTGAATTCTTTCTTAGGCGCAAAAGCTGAACAAGGCAAATCATAAGGAACGGGCAGGCTTGGCGGCCCGTTTCTTTTTTTCTGCCCAGAGGCGGTACCCTTATCCAGAGTAGGTGCGCTAGATAAGATGTGTTACACTGTGAGCAAATTACGATACGAGGAGGAATAGGCATGAATGATGAGGCTATCCATTCCGTGGCCTATCAGCCCCAATTCAATGAAGCGCGCACGGCAACCTTCGGAATGGGCTGCTTCTGGAGCCCAGAGGCGTTGTTCGGCCAGCTGCCCGGCGTGATCCGCACGCGAGTGGGCTATGCGGGTGGCCAAGCGGAGAGTCCGACCTACCGCGAGATGGGCGATCATACGGAGACCGTGCAAATTGTATATGATCCGGGTCTGCTGACTCTTCCGCAGATTGCCAGCCTCTTCTGGGATAGCCATAAGCCTGCGAACATCAATGATTACAAGGGCAGGCAATATCAATCGCTGTTCTTCTACGAAGACGACGCGCAGCGAGCTGACATCGAGAGTGTGCTTGAGTTTCGAATGAGTCGAGGACTGGAGCGGCCGGATACGGAAATAGCTTTGCTGGAGGCGTTTTACCCCGCGGAGGAGCGCCATCAGAAATATTATTTGAAGCGATTCCCCCGTGCCATGGACATGCTGCTCGTCTGGTACGGGAACGAAGCGGCACTGAACGGGGCCACGCTTGCCGCGCGATTGAACGGGCTGGCCAAGGGATACGCCAACATGGAGCGAATTAAACGGGAAGTCGCGGGCTGGCCGATGAACG
This genomic window contains:
- a CDS encoding GMC family oxidoreductase; this translates as MEDHAARRGAACEGASLPNNTGHQGDSWFHRPDDSYQVPGTATAITGSAGAFACPPTDPAPYLNAWVPLTSLDDMAQTEYDALIIGSGMGGGAALWRLCMQWAGSGRRIGVIERGGLLLQTHSWNVPTLSEERAARLFVNPSVSFPIGRTLPQFAGAREVYSLGGRTQFWGTVSPRIPDWELEGWPVAKQEMELYYNIAEEAMGISTDYTKNSTVTRIVLNRLWSRGYTGAAATPMAVDTTPTAFGDIRSSPAFSSIDFIASALNMDTGFDLAVGAYATRILLSGGRAIGAEAYGPVGRAHTLRAKRVIVATSALQAPRLLLYSGIQGRAIGHYLANHSFVVGNAILNTTGFPEVGGVLAVLVPPTPSKPYQVQLQGPSLYYWYHDRPKPDQSEWALNFFGGFGPVQSRYENYVYLDPSRLDPYGVPQIGVSFAYSPRDLAIIERIKADMPRIAEASGMVLAGPDGVPELCVLPPGADFHEHGTLRMGYDPATSATNPYGQIHGVPGLFAAGNSVLPSLGASNPSVTAAAMAMRTADYIAFSPESSCM
- a CDS encoding DUF1648 domain-containing protein, giving the protein MNKWIIPLFSAFAALLASLLVYDSLPADMAVHFSAANEPDNYMRKSFGAFLSPVLIVFVAWTVLFTARFEKDENKRAKAEAAMPTVAAAVSLLLLAIHGAILAFNLGYDISPFTVAAFAVGGVFLIIGNLLPRMPQGSTQWPRLSDASQRKFARFQGRLMVVTGFLLIVTAFLPKAYVPIIVLSLIACFALITIAALVGLSRR
- a CDS encoding autorepressor SdpR family transcription factor; translated protein: MSINEAFKALADPTRRKILDLLKQSDLTAGEIADHFEMTKPSISNHLNILKQAELVWVQRQGQTMLYSLNLTVFQDVMKWMMDLQQSKG
- a CDS encoding slipin family protein: MKRLFKTVIIKNDERGLLFEKGSYVKLLRPGVYRLAVWSGRDVIVMDTAKPFVVKGKDLSVFRHDTELLNELSVVDVEDHEYALHYEDGRFISLLTPGAYAFWNTLKRHTFKLADIREPELSKEIGASVQPKLMAYCTMTEIASYERGLLFFNNVFQRELEPGKYYFWKGPVSVQVKIVDLRRQQLDMTGQEMMTEDKVTLRLNFVCQYRITDPLKSLEIRGFEEQVYIMLQLILREYVGTLRLDDLLRVKQGVGTYVLEKLSEKNETFGVEFLSAGVKDIILPGEVRDILNTVLLAEKKAQANLITRREETASTRSLLNTAKLMEENGTLYRLKELEFLEKICDRIGSISLTGGGNMLEQLNSFLGAKAEQGKS
- the msrA gene encoding peptide-methionine (S)-S-oxide reductase MsrA, which gives rise to MNDEAIHSVAYQPQFNEARTATFGMGCFWSPEALFGQLPGVIRTRVGYAGGQAESPTYREMGDHTETVQIVYDPGLLTLPQIASLFWDSHKPANINDYKGRQYQSLFFYEDDAQRADIESVLEFRMSRGLERPDTEIALLEAFYPAEERHQKYYLKRFPRAMDMLLVWYGNEAALNGATLAARLNGLAKGYANMERIKREVAGWPMNEEERSAILEGISRIKW